The proteins below are encoded in one region of Micromonospora sp. DSM 45708:
- a CDS encoding SAV_6107 family HEPN domain-containing protein, with protein sequence MPGPAQAPTVPAHVLPHRTPAQLLAVAREGLAEAARTRPDGLRYAAAHLAALRAAAAVLAARARPAPTRRNRITSVWVLLATVAPELDEWAAYFAAGASKRAAAEAGIPRVVTAREADDLLRAAEQFVTVVETALGRPHQPALDGLPRPLRPGSSDAAPRPGSAAA encoded by the coding sequence ATGCCCGGTCCGGCCCAGGCGCCCACGGTGCCCGCGCACGTGCTGCCGCACCGCACCCCCGCCCAGTTGCTCGCGGTGGCCCGTGAGGGGTTGGCCGAGGCCGCCCGCACCCGCCCCGACGGTCTCCGGTACGCCGCCGCCCACCTCGCGGCGCTGCGCGCCGCCGCCGCCGTGCTGGCCGCCCGGGCCCGGCCCGCGCCCACCCGCCGCAACCGGATCACCAGCGTCTGGGTGCTGCTCGCCACCGTCGCCCCCGAGCTGGACGAGTGGGCCGCCTACTTCGCCGCCGGCGCCAGCAAGCGGGCCGCCGCCGAGGCCGGCATACCCCGGGTGGTCACCGCCCGTGAGGCCGACGACCTGCTCCGTGCCGCCGAACAGTTCGTGACCGTGGTGGAGACCGCACTCGGCCGGCCGCACCAGCCGGCGCTCGACGGCCTGCCCCGGCCCCTACGGCCCGGCAGCTCCGACGCCGCGCCGCGCCCCGGGTCGGCCGCCGCCTGA
- a CDS encoding DNA polymerase IV, with protein sequence MGRSQSLPRGGGDPRFGPDADDTGCSILHVDMDAFFASVEVRRRPELRGRPVVVGGIGPRGVVSSASYEARVFGVRSAMPTARARALCPDAIYLPPDFTAYSAASRAVMQIFRDVTPLVEPLSLDEAFLDVAGARRLFGRPAAIAALIRRRVAEEQRLTCSVGVGPSKFVAKLGSTRAKPDGLLVVPADRVLDFLHPLPVSALWGVGERSAEALRRLGLRTVRDLAEAPTGLLRRAVGEASARHLHELSWGRDPRGVSPEQVEKSIGAEITFDTDVTDPGEIRRALLALAEKAGARLRAAGQVGRTVSLKVRFADFRTISRSRTLGVPTDTAREMFDTAWALWVALAPGEAVRLVGVRMEGLAAAEETPQQLTLGAPERGWREAEAAADAAAARFGRSVIGPASLLGRRDPRRVEKPTRP encoded by the coding sequence ATGGGCCGCAGCCAGTCGTTGCCCCGGGGTGGCGGTGACCCGCGCTTCGGGCCGGACGCCGACGACACCGGCTGTTCCATCCTGCACGTCGACATGGACGCGTTCTTCGCCTCGGTCGAGGTGCGCCGCCGCCCCGAGCTGCGCGGCCGGCCGGTGGTGGTGGGCGGCATCGGCCCACGCGGCGTGGTCAGCTCGGCCAGCTACGAGGCCCGCGTGTTCGGGGTACGCAGCGCCATGCCCACCGCCCGGGCCCGGGCCCTCTGCCCGGACGCGATCTACCTGCCGCCCGACTTCACCGCCTACTCGGCGGCGTCCCGGGCGGTCATGCAGATCTTCCGGGACGTCACCCCGCTGGTCGAGCCGCTCTCCCTGGACGAGGCGTTCCTCGACGTGGCCGGCGCCCGCCGGCTGTTCGGCCGACCGGCGGCCATCGCCGCGCTGATCCGCCGTCGGGTGGCCGAGGAGCAGCGGCTGACCTGCTCGGTCGGGGTGGGCCCGAGCAAGTTCGTGGCCAAGCTGGGCTCCACCCGCGCCAAGCCGGACGGCCTGCTCGTGGTGCCCGCCGACCGGGTGCTGGACTTCCTGCACCCGCTGCCGGTGTCGGCGCTGTGGGGCGTGGGGGAGCGCTCGGCGGAGGCGTTGCGCCGGCTCGGCCTGCGCACCGTGCGCGACCTGGCCGAGGCGCCGACCGGTCTGCTGCGTCGGGCGGTGGGCGAGGCGTCCGCGAGGCACCTGCACGAGCTGTCCTGGGGGCGGGACCCGCGTGGGGTCTCCCCGGAGCAGGTGGAGAAGTCGATCGGGGCGGAGATCACGTTCGACACCGACGTCACCGACCCGGGCGAGATCCGGCGGGCGCTGCTCGCCCTCGCCGAGAAGGCCGGCGCCCGGCTGCGGGCGGCCGGTCAGGTCGGCCGCACGGTGTCGCTGAAGGTCCGTTTCGCCGATTTCCGCACGATCAGTCGCTCCCGCACGCTCGGCGTGCCGACCGACACCGCACGGGAGATGTTCGACACCGCCTGGGCGCTCTGGGTCGCTCTCGCCCCCGGCGAGGCGGTCCGCCTGGTCGGCGTACGGATGGAGGGGTTGGCCGCGGCGGAGGAGACGCCGCAGCAGCTCACCCTGGGTGCGCCGGAGCGGGGGTGGCGGGAGGCGGAGGCGGCGGCGGACGCGGCAGCCGCCCGATTCGGGCGGTCCGTCATAGGTCCGGCCAGTCTTCTCGGCCGGCGGGATCCACGACGAGTCGAAAAACCGACCCGGCCGTAG
- a CDS encoding methyltransferase domain-containing protein — MEQTRTLTPRTAVIWSVLRAELGRRADERLAVLDVGGGTGGFAVPLAEAGHRVTVVDASPDALAALTRRAAEAGVADRVRATQGDADALAGLVEPASVDLVLCHSVLEVVDDPHPVTAALVAALRPGGAASVLVAARAAAVLGRAMNGQLDAAAALAADPHGTAGGRDTLRRRYDADGATALLTAAGLVVEEIHGVRVLADLLPAAVADGQPAALVELERALAGRSPYRDLAAQLHLFARRPA; from the coding sequence GTGGAGCAGACCCGAACCCTCACCCCCCGCACCGCCGTGATCTGGTCGGTGCTCCGGGCCGAGCTGGGCCGGCGGGCCGACGAACGGCTCGCCGTGCTCGACGTCGGCGGCGGGACCGGCGGCTTCGCCGTCCCGCTCGCCGAGGCCGGCCACCGGGTCACCGTGGTCGACGCCAGCCCCGACGCGCTCGCCGCGCTGACCCGCCGGGCCGCCGAGGCCGGGGTCGCCGATCGGGTACGCGCGACGCAGGGCGACGCCGACGCGCTCGCCGGGCTGGTCGAACCCGCCTCGGTGGACCTGGTGCTCTGCCACTCCGTCCTGGAGGTGGTCGACGACCCGCACCCGGTGACGGCGGCGCTGGTCGCCGCGCTCCGGCCGGGCGGCGCGGCCAGCGTGCTGGTCGCCGCGCGGGCCGCCGCGGTGCTCGGCCGGGCGATGAACGGGCAGCTCGACGCCGCCGCCGCGCTCGCCGCCGACCCGCACGGCACCGCCGGCGGCCGGGACACGCTGCGCCGCCGCTACGACGCCGACGGCGCGACCGCGCTGCTCACCGCCGCCGGGCTCGTCGTCGAGGAGATCCACGGCGTACGCGTGCTCGCCGACCTGCTCCCGGCCGCCGTGGCCGACGGTCAGCCGGCCGCCCTGGTGGAGTTGGAACGGGCCCTGGCCGGTCGGTCGCCGTACCGGGACCTGGCCGCCCAACTGCACCTGTTCGCCCGTCGTCCGGCATGA
- a CDS encoding alkaline phosphatase family protein, with translation MTGPLDRVAPRYGGGSLVDVLPSALALLGVPGAIDLLDLTPRLAGVRRIAVLLVDGLGWHQIPTAARYAPTLAGLAATTGTPLTAGFPSTTPTSLVSLGTGTPPGAHGVLGFTVRVPGTDRVLTHVDWAGDPDPSRWQPVPTWYERARAAGVAVTVVSRPEFAGSGLTLAANRGGDYRGAAGVDALAARMLAALAAGAGPALVSGYHPDLDRHGHLSGVDSAPWRTAAAEVDALLARLVDGLPPDAALLVTADHGQLDIPAGHRFDLDTDPRLRAGVRVVAGEPRVRYLHVAPGAEADVVAAWTGVLGGAADVLTRAEAVATGWFGPVPEAHLARIGDVVVVCRDTYAVVATRSEPPMASRLVAYHGADTAAEMTVPLLVVRG, from the coding sequence ATGACCGGCCCACTCGACCGGGTCGCGCCCCGCTACGGCGGCGGCAGTCTGGTCGACGTGCTGCCCAGCGCGCTCGCGCTGCTCGGCGTGCCCGGCGCGATCGACCTGCTCGACCTGACGCCCCGGCTGGCCGGGGTCCGCCGGATCGCCGTGCTGCTCGTCGACGGCCTCGGCTGGCACCAGATCCCCACCGCCGCCCGGTACGCGCCGACGCTGGCCGGGCTGGCCGCCACCACCGGCACGCCGCTCACCGCGGGTTTCCCCTCCACCACCCCGACCAGTCTGGTCAGCCTCGGCACCGGCACCCCGCCCGGCGCGCACGGCGTGCTCGGCTTCACGGTCCGGGTGCCCGGCACCGACCGGGTGCTCACCCACGTCGACTGGGCCGGCGACCCCGACCCGTCCCGCTGGCAACCGGTCCCCACCTGGTACGAGCGGGCCCGTGCCGCCGGCGTGGCGGTGACCGTGGTGAGCCGCCCCGAGTTCGCCGGCAGCGGCCTGACGCTGGCCGCCAACCGGGGCGGCGACTACCGGGGCGCGGCCGGGGTCGACGCGCTCGCCGCGCGGATGCTGGCCGCGCTGGCCGCCGGCGCCGGGCCCGCCCTGGTCTCCGGCTACCACCCCGACCTGGACCGGCACGGGCACCTCAGCGGCGTCGACTCGGCGCCCTGGCGGACGGCCGCCGCCGAGGTGGACGCGCTGCTGGCCCGCCTGGTGGACGGGTTGCCGCCGGACGCCGCGCTGCTGGTCACCGCCGACCACGGCCAGCTCGACATCCCCGCCGGGCACCGGTTCGACCTGGACACCGACCCCCGGCTGCGGGCCGGGGTGCGGGTGGTGGCCGGCGAGCCCCGGGTCCGCTACCTGCACGTCGCGCCGGGTGCCGAGGCCGACGTGGTGGCCGCCTGGACCGGGGTGCTGGGCGGGGCGGCCGACGTGCTGACCCGGGCGGAGGCGGTGGCCACCGGCTGGTTCGGGCCGGTGCCGGAGGCACACCTGGCCCGGATCGGGGACGTGGTGGTGGTGTGCCGGGACACGTACGCGGTGGTCGCCACCCGGTCCGAGCCGCCGATGGCGTCGCGGCTGGTGGCGTACCACGGCGCGGACACCGCCGCGGAGATGACCGTCCCGCTGCTGGTGGTCCGGGGCTGA
- a CDS encoding transglutaminase TgpA family protein, whose amino-acid sequence MIPHRNIGFVAAAATLLAAAPLSAIFERWTWLVQAAIVVAVVAGAAALSRLGRAPLWGQLLAMLAGLTLGLTWVFPGGTEAFAFVPTPATFAHFGELLQTSLQDMRGYGVKVPDVDSLLFLAVLGIGAVAVVVDVLAVGLRRPALAGLPMLAIYSVPVAVYVDSVPATPFVVGAAGYLWLLVTDNVDRVRRFGRRFTGEGRDVDVWEASPLAAAGRRLAVVGVVVAVALPLAVPGMTSGLMSNVGAGPGDGNGRPGQGGSTGRIDLFAALSGQLNQSERFDLVKVTTDEPNPFYLRLGVVDDLRPSGFQARVPSGQPVTRGLPDPAERAPRGVEQQRYRATVEVTKNLNMPLMPVYAEPVKTDDLAGNWRYDPQQQIVFSSRDNARGKRYSFDYVRSTFSPAALRAAPSLPSDSAVLRQQTVTPSVPAVDRLVERLVKGRQTDYDKVRAVYDYFSVENGFTYALSTRNGSSGDDITDFLATKVGYCQQYAAAMAWLVRAAGVPARVAVGFTNGTNTGDGSYVLTNQNLHAWTEVYFGGIGWVPFDATPAASIPGSVRSAWAPDTDAPEEITPAPGSSAAPDATDPSAGPNEPDRLDKDADQGLAVGDNGPTRQDQVWPWWLAGVLALLALLALPALRRSALRRRRRVRATLPAATAMAVPGQRGRGPEMVVGVDAEAARADAHAAWDELLDTLVDFHVPVDGTETPRATAERLSREALVEDAGAVTGVRLLGRAEERARYARDPLTDAELQPALRTVRGALAARANRRTRLLAAVLPPSVLARWQTALAERSARLITVTGQVRQRMLRWSPRRLLANRPAR is encoded by the coding sequence GTGATCCCGCACCGCAACATCGGCTTCGTCGCCGCGGCGGCGACGCTGCTGGCGGCGGCTCCGCTGTCGGCGATCTTCGAACGGTGGACGTGGCTGGTCCAGGCGGCCATCGTGGTCGCCGTGGTGGCCGGCGCGGCGGCGCTGAGCCGGCTGGGGCGGGCCCCGCTCTGGGGCCAGCTGCTGGCCATGCTGGCCGGCCTGACCCTGGGCCTGACGTGGGTCTTCCCCGGCGGCACCGAGGCGTTCGCGTTCGTGCCGACCCCGGCCACGTTCGCCCACTTCGGCGAGCTGCTCCAGACGTCGTTGCAGGACATGCGCGGCTACGGCGTCAAGGTGCCCGACGTCGACTCGCTGCTCTTCCTCGCCGTGCTCGGCATCGGCGCGGTGGCCGTGGTGGTGGACGTGCTCGCGGTCGGGCTGCGCCGGCCGGCGCTGGCCGGGCTGCCGATGCTGGCCATCTACTCGGTGCCGGTCGCGGTCTACGTGGACAGCGTTCCCGCCACCCCGTTCGTGGTGGGCGCCGCCGGTTACCTGTGGCTGCTGGTCACCGACAACGTCGACCGGGTGCGCCGGTTCGGCCGCCGGTTCACCGGCGAGGGCCGCGACGTCGACGTCTGGGAGGCGTCGCCGCTGGCCGCGGCCGGCCGCCGGCTGGCCGTGGTCGGGGTGGTGGTGGCGGTGGCGCTGCCGCTGGCCGTGCCCGGGATGACAAGCGGCCTGATGAGCAACGTCGGCGCCGGCCCCGGCGACGGCAACGGGCGGCCCGGCCAGGGCGGCAGCACGGGCCGGATCGACCTGTTCGCCGCGCTCAGCGGGCAGCTCAACCAGAGCGAGCGGTTCGACCTGGTCAAGGTCACCACCGACGAGCCGAACCCGTTCTACCTGCGCCTCGGCGTGGTGGACGATCTGCGGCCGAGCGGCTTCCAGGCGCGCGTGCCCAGCGGGCAACCGGTCACCCGCGGCCTGCCCGACCCGGCCGAACGCGCGCCCCGCGGCGTCGAGCAGCAGCGCTACCGGGCCACCGTCGAGGTGACGAAGAACCTGAACATGCCACTGATGCCGGTCTACGCCGAGCCGGTCAAGACCGATGACCTGGCCGGCAACTGGCGCTACGACCCGCAGCAGCAGATCGTCTTCTCCAGTCGGGACAACGCCCGCGGCAAGCGCTACTCCTTCGACTACGTGCGGTCGACGTTCAGCCCGGCGGCGCTGCGCGCCGCGCCGTCCCTGCCGTCGGACAGCGCGGTGCTGCGCCAGCAGACCGTCACCCCGTCCGTCCCGGCCGTCGACCGGCTGGTCGAACGGCTGGTGAAGGGCCGGCAGACCGACTACGACAAGGTCCGGGCGGTCTACGACTACTTCTCGGTGGAGAACGGCTTCACCTATGCGCTCTCCACCCGCAACGGCAGCAGCGGGGACGACATCACCGACTTCCTCGCCACCAAGGTCGGCTACTGCCAGCAGTACGCGGCGGCCATGGCCTGGCTGGTGCGGGCGGCCGGCGTACCGGCCCGGGTGGCGGTGGGGTTCACCAACGGCACCAACACCGGCGACGGCTCCTACGTGCTGACCAACCAGAACCTGCACGCCTGGACCGAGGTCTACTTCGGCGGGATCGGTTGGGTGCCGTTCGACGCCACCCCGGCGGCGAGCATCCCGGGCTCGGTCCGGTCGGCCTGGGCCCCGGACACCGACGCCCCGGAGGAGATCACCCCCGCGCCGGGAAGCAGCGCCGCGCCCGACGCGACCGACCCGTCGGCCGGCCCGAACGAACCGGACCGCCTGGACAAGGACGCCGACCAGGGCCTGGCGGTCGGCGACAACGGGCCGACCCGGCAGGACCAGGTCTGGCCGTGGTGGCTGGCCGGGGTGCTCGCGCTGCTGGCGTTGCTGGCCCTGCCGGCCCTGCGCCGCTCCGCGCTGCGTCGTCGGCGGCGGGTCCGGGCGACCCTGCCGGCGGCCACCGCGATGGCCGTGCCCGGGCAGCGGGGCCGCGGCCCCGAGATGGTGGTCGGGGTGGACGCCGAGGCGGCCCGCGCCGACGCGCATGCCGCCTGGGACGAACTGCTCGACACGCTTGTCGACTTCCATGTGCCGGTGGACGGCACGGAGACGCCGCGGGCCACCGCCGAGCGGTTGAGCCGGGAGGCGCTGGTCGAGGACGCGGGCGCGGTGACCGGGGTACGGCTGCTGGGCCGGGCCGAGGAGCGGGCCCGGTACGCCCGTGACCCGCTGACCGACGCCGAGTTGCAGCCGGCGCTGCGGACGGTGCGGGGGGCGCTCGCCGCCCGGGCGAACCGGCGGACCCGGCTGCTGGCCGCGGTGCTGCCGCCGTCGGTGCTGGCGCGGTGGCAGACCGCCCTGGCCGAGCGGTCGGCCCGGCTGATCACCGTCACCGGGCAGGTACGGCAGCGGATGCTGCGCTGGAGCCCGCGTCGCCTGCTGGCCAACCGCCCCGCCCGCTGA
- a CDS encoding error-prone DNA polymerase: MSFHNPRMPWSKLEQVLSGRGDERGRGERHLHVVDPLAVDADGGDAPAWSRKRVEYRPPELDRADGAVPYAELHAHSNFSFLDGASHPEEMAEEAARLGLTALAVTDHDGFYGVVRFAEAARALRLPTIFGAELSLGLPGPQNGEPDPLGRHLLVLAHGHEGYARLAATISRAQLRGGEKGRPVYGELEQIAAELKDHVLVLTGCRKGHVPAALLTDGVDAAARELDRLTALFGAETVAVELTDHGHPVDADRNDALAELAAAAGLPTVATNNVHYATPGRRRLATTVAAVRARRSLDEIDGWLPAAATAHLRSGAEMAARFAAYPGAVARAAEFGAELAFDLHLVAPRLPAYPVPAGHTEMSWLRRLTMDGARERYGPPEAHPEAYAQLEHELRMIDELGFPGYFLVVYDIVTFCRQQDIYCQGRGSAANSAVCYALRITNVDAVRHRLLFERFLAPERDGPPDIDVDIESDRREEVIQHVYARYGREHTAQVANVISYRPRSAVRDVAKAFGFSPGQQDAWSKQIDRWGSVAAVDVADIPEQVVAYANELQTFPRHLGIHSGGMVICDRPVIEVCPVEWGRMPGRSVLQWDKDDCAAVGLVKFDLLGLGMLSALHYGYDMIGMSLDLGGMTLDDPEVYDMLCRADSVGVFQVESRAQMATLPRLKPREFYDLVVEVALIRPGPIQGGSVHPYIRRKNGQEPVTYAHPLMRNALEKTLGVPLFQEQLMQLAIDLAGFDAAGADQLRRAMGAKRSVERMARIADRLYAGMAERGITGELADDVYRKLTAFASYGFPESHAMSFAYLVYASSWLKRYHPGPFLAALLNAQPMGFYSPQTLADDARRHGVEVRRPDINASGAKAVLESTPETRWGSLPGEPPHAWGLGGPAVRLGLGSVRTLGEDAAERIETERTAHGPYRDMPDLARRTGLTAAQLEALATADAFACFGLTRRQALWAAGAAAQDRPDRLPGTVTGADPPTLPGMAAVDRLVADVWATGLSPESHPARFLRDRLDALGAVPIARLGQVPPGRRIRVGGIVTHRQRPATAGGVTFLNLEDETGMLNVTCSPGLWQRYRRIARTSGALVVRGRLQRHEGVTNLTADRLDSIEPPVTPASRDFR; this comes from the coding sequence ATGAGCTTCCACAACCCGAGGATGCCCTGGTCGAAGCTGGAGCAGGTGTTGTCCGGCCGGGGCGACGAGCGGGGCCGGGGCGAACGGCACCTGCACGTGGTGGACCCGCTCGCGGTCGACGCCGACGGCGGCGACGCCCCGGCCTGGAGCCGCAAACGCGTGGAATACCGGCCGCCGGAGCTGGACCGCGCGGACGGCGCCGTGCCCTACGCCGAGCTGCACGCGCACTCCAACTTCAGTTTCCTCGACGGGGCCAGCCACCCCGAGGAGATGGCCGAGGAGGCCGCCCGGCTGGGGCTCACCGCGCTCGCCGTCACCGACCACGACGGCTTCTACGGCGTGGTGCGCTTCGCCGAGGCGGCCCGCGCGCTGCGACTGCCGACGATCTTCGGGGCCGAACTCTCGCTCGGGCTGCCCGGCCCGCAGAACGGCGAACCCGACCCGCTCGGCCGGCACCTGCTGGTGCTCGCGCACGGCCACGAGGGGTACGCGCGTCTCGCCGCCACCATCTCCCGGGCCCAGCTACGCGGTGGGGAGAAGGGCCGCCCGGTCTACGGCGAGCTGGAACAGATCGCCGCCGAGCTGAAGGACCACGTGCTGGTGCTCACCGGCTGCCGCAAGGGGCACGTGCCGGCCGCGCTGCTCACCGACGGGGTCGACGCGGCAGCCCGGGAACTGGACCGGCTCACCGCGCTGTTCGGCGCGGAGACGGTGGCGGTGGAGCTGACCGACCACGGCCACCCGGTCGACGCCGACCGCAACGACGCGCTGGCCGAGCTGGCCGCCGCCGCCGGGCTGCCCACGGTCGCCACGAACAACGTGCACTACGCCACGCCGGGCCGACGTCGGCTGGCCACCACCGTGGCGGCGGTCCGGGCCCGGCGCAGCCTCGACGAGATCGACGGTTGGCTGCCCGCCGCGGCCACCGCCCACCTGCGCAGCGGCGCGGAGATGGCGGCGCGGTTCGCCGCGTACCCGGGTGCGGTGGCCCGGGCCGCCGAGTTCGGCGCGGAACTCGCGTTCGACCTGCACCTGGTCGCGCCGCGGCTGCCGGCGTACCCGGTGCCGGCCGGGCACACGGAGATGAGCTGGCTGCGGCGGCTGACCATGGACGGCGCCCGGGAGCGCTACGGCCCGCCCGAGGCGCACCCGGAGGCGTACGCGCAGCTCGAGCACGAGCTGCGGATGATCGACGAGCTGGGCTTCCCCGGCTACTTCCTGGTGGTCTACGACATCGTCACGTTCTGCCGGCAGCAGGACATCTACTGCCAGGGGCGGGGCTCGGCGGCCAACTCGGCGGTCTGCTACGCGCTGCGCATCACCAACGTGGACGCGGTCCGGCACCGGCTGCTGTTCGAGCGCTTCCTCGCCCCGGAACGGGACGGGCCGCCCGACATCGACGTGGACATCGAGTCCGACCGGCGGGAGGAGGTGATCCAGCACGTCTACGCCCGATACGGCCGGGAGCACACCGCCCAGGTCGCCAACGTCATCTCGTACCGGCCCCGGTCGGCGGTGCGGGACGTGGCCAAGGCGTTCGGGTTCTCGCCCGGCCAGCAGGACGCCTGGAGCAAGCAGATCGACAGGTGGGGCTCGGTCGCCGCGGTCGACGTGGCGGACATCCCCGAGCAGGTGGTCGCGTACGCGAACGAGTTGCAGACGTTCCCCCGGCACCTGGGCATCCACTCCGGCGGCATGGTGATCTGCGACCGGCCGGTGATCGAGGTCTGCCCGGTGGAGTGGGGCCGGATGCCCGGCCGCAGCGTGCTCCAGTGGGACAAGGACGACTGCGCCGCGGTCGGCCTGGTCAAGTTCGACCTGCTCGGCCTCGGCATGCTGTCCGCGTTGCACTACGGCTACGACATGATCGGGATGAGTCTGGACCTGGGCGGGATGACGCTGGACGACCCCGAGGTCTACGACATGCTCTGCCGGGCCGACTCGGTCGGCGTGTTCCAGGTGGAGAGCCGGGCCCAGATGGCCACCCTGCCCCGGCTCAAGCCCCGCGAGTTCTACGACCTGGTGGTGGAGGTGGCGCTGATCCGGCCCGGTCCGATCCAGGGCGGCTCGGTGCACCCGTACATCCGGCGCAAGAACGGCCAGGAGCCGGTGACGTACGCGCACCCGCTGATGCGCAACGCGCTGGAGAAGACGCTCGGCGTGCCGCTGTTCCAGGAGCAGCTCATGCAGCTCGCCATCGACCTGGCCGGGTTCGACGCGGCCGGCGCGGACCAGTTGCGCCGGGCCATGGGCGCGAAACGCTCGGTGGAGCGGATGGCCCGGATCGCCGACCGGCTCTACGCCGGGATGGCCGAGCGCGGCATCACCGGCGAGCTGGCCGACGACGTCTACCGCAAGCTCACCGCGTTCGCCAGCTACGGCTTCCCGGAGAGCCACGCGATGAGCTTCGCCTACCTGGTCTACGCCAGCTCGTGGCTCAAGCGCTACCACCCGGGCCCGTTCCTGGCCGCGCTGCTCAACGCCCAGCCGATGGGCTTCTACTCGCCGCAGACGCTCGCCGACGACGCCCGCCGGCACGGGGTGGAGGTGCGCCGGCCGGACATCAACGCCAGCGGCGCCAAGGCGGTGCTGGAGTCGACGCCGGAGACCCGGTGGGGGAGCCTGCCGGGGGAGCCGCCGCACGCCTGGGGGCTGGGCGGTCCGGCGGTCCGGCTCGGGCTGGGCAGCGTCCGTACCCTCGGCGAGGACGCGGCCGAGCGGATCGAGACGGAGCGGACCGCGCACGGGCCGTACCGGGACATGCCGGACCTGGCCCGGCGGACCGGTCTGACCGCGGCGCAGCTGGAGGCGCTGGCCACCGCGGACGCGTTCGCCTGCTTCGGGCTGACCCGGCGGCAGGCGCTCTGGGCCGCCGGCGCGGCGGCCCAGGACCGGCCCGACCGGCTACCCGGCACGGTGACCGGCGCGGACCCGCCCACGCTGCCCGGCATGGCGGCGGTGGACCGGCTGGTCGCCGACGTCTGGGCTACCGGCCTGTCCCCCGAGAGCCACCCGGCCCGCTTCCTCCGGGACCGGCTCGACGCGCTGGGCGCGGTGCCGATCGCCCGGCTCGGCCAGGTGCCGCCCGGGCGGCGGATCCGGGTCGGCGGGATCGTCACCCACCGGCAGCGCCCGGCGACCGCCGGCGGGGTCACGTTCCTCAACCTGGAGGACGAGACCGGCATGCTCAACGTCACGTGTTCGCCGGGGCTGTGGCAGAGATACCGTCGAATCGCCCGCACCAGCGGGGCACTGGTGGTGCGGGGCCGGTTGCAGCGGCACGAGGGCGTCACGAACCTCACCGCGGACCGGCTGGACTCGATCGAGCCGCCCGTCACGCCGGCGTCCCGGGATTTCCGTTGA
- a CDS encoding DUF3040 domain-containing protein, producing MPLSEHEQRLFEQIERSLAEDPKFASAVRASDPRFHARRRVLVAAGVVVAGLALLIYGAVIKIPAVAVAGFVVMLASLGYAVQSHRRSQSPDLHVVGGTTTSRRRPRGRSGRRGSFLDRMEDRWRQRPEGHR from the coding sequence GTGCCGCTCTCGGAGCACGAGCAGCGGCTGTTCGAGCAGATCGAGCGGTCGCTTGCCGAGGATCCCAAGTTCGCCTCGGCCGTGCGCGCCAGCGACCCGCGTTTCCACGCGCGGCGTCGCGTGCTCGTCGCTGCCGGCGTGGTCGTCGCTGGTCTGGCACTGTTGATCTACGGTGCCGTGATCAAGATTCCTGCGGTGGCCGTGGCGGGCTTCGTCGTCATGCTGGCCTCGTTGGGCTACGCGGTGCAGTCGCACCGCCGGTCCCAGTCGCCCGACCTGCACGTGGTGGGCGGCACAACGACGAGTCGGCGTCGTCCCCGTGGCCGCAGTGGCCGTCGGGGCTCCTTCCTCGACCGGATGGAGGACCGCTGGCGGCAGCGCCCGGAGGGCCACCGCTGA